A genome region from Littorina saxatilis isolate snail1 linkage group LG16, US_GU_Lsax_2.0, whole genome shotgun sequence includes the following:
- the LOC138951398 gene encoding gastrula zinc finger protein XlCGF57.1-like codes for MQMERSSEIPTSSSADSNVVWLKLEAAEIPTSSSAYSEVVRQKQGAAPSAPAGEDFKREKAVCVQMERPTEIPTSSSTYSMVMKTTPSTPAGENFKTDRTVNVQMERTSEIPTSSSADSNVVWLKQEAPEIPTSFSAHSDVVWLKQEAAEIPTSSSADSNVVWLKQEAPEIPTSFKAAEIPTSSSAYRDVVWLKQEAPEIPTLSSAHSDIVRLKQEAAEIPTSSSAYNDVVRLKQEGQKQGAAEIPIDFGTIADTASFSEQDGCTCSNDIKREKDGVGEGGDMLTRGRPHACLKCTTTFGQKGGVNKHMLTHTTEQPHACPHCKVIFAQKGHLKTHMLTHTGEKPHACPLCTVKFACKGSLKTHMLTHTGEKPHACPHCSKKFALKFHLMTHILTHTGKKPHACPHCSKKFVQKGDLKKHMLTHTGEKPHACPHCSKKFVQKGDLKKHMLTHTGEKPHACPRCTVTFALKGNLKTHMLTHSREKPLACPDCKVKFALKGTLKTHMLTHTGEKPHACPYCKVKFALKRQLKTHIFTHTGEKPHGCPHCSKKFVHKWHLKTHILTHTGEKPHACPHCSKKFAQKGDLKPHMLTHTGEKPHACPHCSKKFGRKGDLKPHMLTHTGEKPHACPHCSKKFGRKGDLKTHMLTHTGEKPHACPHCSSRVCTGHG; via the exons ATGCAGATGGAGCGTTCATcagaaataccaacatcgtccagtgctgacagcaacgttgtttggctgaaactagaggcagctgaaataccaacatcgtccAGTGCTTACAGTGAAGTTGTTAGGCAGAAACAAGGGGCAGCtccaagcg CACCAGCAGGTGAAGatttcaagagagagaaagcagtGTGCGTACAGATGGAGCGTCCAAcagaaataccaacatcgtccAGTACTTACAGTATGGTGATGAAGACAACTCCAAGCA CACCAGCAGGTGAAAATTtcaagacagacagaacagtCAACGTGCAGATGGAGCGTACATcagaaataccaacatcgtccagtgctgacagcaacgttgtttggctgaaacaagaggcaccTGAAATACCTACATCGTTCAGTGCTCACAGCgacgttgtttggctgaaacaagaggcagctgaaataccaacatcgtccagtgctgacagcaacgttgtttggctgaaacaagaggcacctgaaataccaacatcgttCA aggcagctgaaataccaacatcatcCAGTGCTTACAGGgacgttgtttggctgaaacaagaggcacctgaaataccaacattgtCCAGTGCTCACAGCGACATTGTTAGACTGAAACAAGAAgcagctgaaataccaacatcatcCAGTGCTTACAACGACGTTGTTAGACTGAAACAAGAGGGGCAGAAACAAGGGGCAGCAGAAATCCCAATTGATTTTGGAACCATTGCAGACACAGCTTCATTTTCAGAACAAGATGGGTGTACATGTTCTAATGATATCAAGCGTGAAAAAGACGGTGTGGGGGAGGGTGGAGACATGTTGACAAGAGGAAGACCACATGCCTGCCTTAAATGTACAACAACATTTGGTCAAAAGGGGGgtgtaaacaaacacatgttaacacatacaactgaacagccacatgcctgtcctcattgcaaAGTGATATTTGCTCAGAAAGGgcatttgaagacccacatgttgacacatacaggagaaaagccacatgcctgtcctcttTGTACAGTAAAATTTGCATGCAAAGGGAGTTTGAAGactcacatgttgacacatacaggagaaaagccacatgcctgtcctcattgttcaaagaaatttgctctcAAATTTCATTTAATGACCCACatattgacacatacaggaaaaaagccacatgcctgtcctcattgttcaaagaaatttgttCAGAAAGGGGAtttgaagaaacacatgttgacacatacaggagaaaagcctcatgcctgtcctcattgttcaaagaaatttgttCAGAAAGGGGAtttgaagaaacacatgttgacacatacaggagaaaagccacatgcctgtccgcGTTGTACGGTAACATTTGCTCTCAAAGGAAATTTGAAGactcacatgttgacacattcaAGAGAAAAGCCACTCGCCTGTCCTGATTGCAAAGTGAAGTTTGCTCTGAAAGGGactttgaagacccacatgttaacacatacaggagaaaagccacacgcCTGTCCTTATTGCAAAGTGAAGTTTGCTCTGAAAAGGCAATTGAAGACCCACATCTttacacatacaggagaaaagcctcatggctgtcctcattgttcaaagaaatttgttCACAAATGGCATTTAAAGACCCACatattgacacatacaggagaaaagccacatgcctgtcctcattgttcaaagaaatttgctcagaaAGGGGATTTGAAgccccacatgttgacacatacaggagaaaagcctcatgcctgtcctcattgttcaaagaaatttggtcGGAAAGGGGATTTGAAgccccacatgttgacacatacaggagaaaagcctcatgcctgtcctcattgttcaaagaaatttggtcGGAAAGGggatttgaagacccacatgttgacacatacaggagaaaagcctcatgcctgtcctcattgttcaagCAGGGTTTGTACAGGTCATGGataa
- the LOC138950123 gene encoding large ribosomal subunit protein bL9m-like yields the protein MTVKQLAGMYLKVPMSGDNSWVLTPKNVRVALRKAGVEVKESCITLPQEAITGPEEFNFRITVNGVKSVMVKGRVVLRHNDPSKDERIELPPTWLPTTKIKKTKQSAESLGDS from the exons ACGGTGAAGCAGCTGGCGGGGATGTACCTGAAGGTGCCCATGTCAGGAGACAACAGCTGGGTGCTCACCCCCAAGAACGTCCGAGTCGCTCTCAGAAAGGCT GGTGTGGAAGTAAAAGAAAGCTGCATCACACTGCCCCAAGAAGCCATCACAGGGCCCGAAGAGTTCAACTTCAGAATTACT GTCAACGGGGTCAAGTCGGTGATGGTGAAAGGGAGAGTAGTCCTACGACACAACGATCCGTCCAAAGACGAGCGGATAGAGTTACCCCCCACCTGGTTGCCGACCACAAAAATCAAGAAGACAAAACAGTCGGCTGAGAGTCTGGGAGATTCTTGA